A genomic segment from Gossypium hirsutum isolate 1008001.06 chromosome D04, Gossypium_hirsutum_v2.1, whole genome shotgun sequence encodes:
- the LOC107898433 gene encoding MACPF domain-containing protein CAD1 encodes MQYISNNLCFGRFIQTYGTHIIVGMAIGGQDLICVRQNSSSTIPTSELRGYLEDLGDVMFSDGKSPSLIQRKSRDGKQKVPDIFNRILQSSTMQLASIAETSSVRHIEGRSR; translated from the exons ATGCAGTATATATCTAATAATTTGTGTTTTGGTAGGTTCATACAGACATATGGAACACACATAATAGTCGGCATGGCTATCGGTGGTCAAGATTTAATATGTGTCAGGCAAAACTCTTCCTCTACAATTCCTACATCCGAGCTTAGAGGGTATTTGGAGGACCTCGGAGATGTTATGTTTTCAGATGGGAAAAGCCCTTCATTAATACAGAGAAAGTCAAGAGATGGCAAACAAAAA GTGCCCGACATCTTTAACCGTATTTTGCAATCAAGCACCATGCAGTTGGCCAGCATTGCAGAAACATCGAGCGTTCGGCACATTGAG GGAAGAAGCAGATGA